From the Acidovorax carolinensis genome, one window contains:
- a CDS encoding nucleoside deaminase, whose product MHTFMSAYPPAFDEPTPLGETDTLFLRQAIAWACTARARGNHPFGAVVAGADGMLLAQAYCTTTESGDPTGHAEMNALRQLSRHLTREARAHATLYTSAEPCAMCAAAIFWSGIGRVVFGIDSQRLRSFHSNRHAQRDLDLSCRDVLATATHPVECLGPALLEESSAPHTGFWSA is encoded by the coding sequence ATGCACACCTTCATGTCGGCCTACCCGCCCGCATTCGATGAGCCCACGCCGCTGGGCGAAACCGACACCCTCTTCCTGCGCCAGGCCATCGCCTGGGCATGCACCGCCCGGGCGCGCGGCAATCACCCGTTTGGGGCGGTAGTCGCCGGGGCCGACGGCATGCTGCTGGCCCAGGCGTATTGCACGACCACCGAATCTGGCGACCCGACAGGCCACGCCGAAATGAATGCGTTGCGGCAGCTCAGCCGCCATCTCACGCGGGAAGCCCGCGCCCACGCCACGCTCTACACGTCGGCCGAGCCCTGTGCGATGTGTGCTGCCGCCATTTTCTGGAGCGGCATCGGCCGCGTGGTTTTCGGCATCGACAGCCAGCGGCTGCGCAGCTTCCACAGCAACCGCCATGCCCAGCGAGACCTGGACCTGTCGTGCCGCGACGTGCTGGCCACCGCAACCCACCCCGTCGAATGCCTGGGCCCCGCGCTGCTGGAGGAATCCAGCGCGCCACACACCGGGTTCTGGTCTGCCTGA
- a CDS encoding ABC transporter ATP-binding protein, whose translation MQAADSNFVDFRDVWLAYNDELRAQNQFAVEAIDLQVRQGEFIAIVGPSGCGKSTFMKLATGLKMPSMGKIFIDGQPVTGPLKVSGMAFQAPSLLPWRTAVDNVLLPLEIVEPYRSHFKQKRKEYEERARKLLQKVGLGGYEDKFPWQLSGGMQQRASICRALIHEPKMLLLDEPFGALDAFTREELWCILRDLWTEQQFNVILVTHDLRESVFLANTVYVMSESPGRFVVKKDIELPRPRDLEVTYTKEFTDIVHELRGHIGAIRQTAGKACAPMPQ comes from the coding sequence ATGCAGGCTGCCGATTCCAATTTTGTGGATTTCCGCGACGTCTGGCTCGCCTACAACGACGAGCTGCGCGCGCAAAACCAGTTTGCGGTGGAGGCCATCGACCTGCAGGTTCGCCAGGGCGAGTTCATCGCCATCGTCGGCCCCTCGGGCTGCGGCAAGTCCACCTTCATGAAACTGGCCACCGGCCTGAAAATGCCCTCCATGGGCAAGATCTTCATCGACGGCCAGCCGGTGACGGGACCGCTCAAGGTCTCGGGCATGGCCTTTCAGGCACCCTCGCTGCTGCCCTGGCGCACCGCGGTGGACAACGTGCTGCTGCCACTCGAAATCGTCGAGCCCTACCGCAGCCACTTCAAGCAAAAGCGCAAGGAATACGAAGAGCGTGCCCGCAAGCTGCTGCAGAAGGTGGGCCTGGGCGGCTACGAAGACAAGTTCCCCTGGCAGCTATCGGGCGGCATGCAGCAGCGTGCCAGCATCTGCCGCGCGCTGATCCACGAGCCCAAGATGCTGCTGCTCGACGAGCCCTTCGGCGCGCTCGACGCCTTCACGCGCGAGGAGCTGTGGTGCATCCTGCGCGACCTGTGGACCGAGCAGCAATTCAACGTCATCCTGGTCACGCACGACCTGCGCGAGTCGGTTTTTCTGGCCAACACCGTGTACGTGATGAGCGAGAGCCCCGGCCGCTTTGTGGTGAAAAAGGACATCGAGCTGCCCCGCCCGCGCGATCTGGAGGTGACCTACACCAAGGAATTCACCGACATCGTGCACGAGCTGCGCGGCCATATCGGCGCCATTCGCCAAACTGCAGGCAAGGCCTGCGCGCCCATGCCGCAATAG
- a CDS encoding FadR/GntR family transcriptional regulator: MSSPFSAIKPGIKLADQVASALEAEIRAGRIQAAEKLPTEAALAQQFQVSRTVVREAVSRLKSLGLVDSRQGSGVYVQAPGIEPLNFDLPHAASREAVMQIVEVRKALESEVAELAAQRGSAGDVAAIRHAMHRIAQAVQSGRDGVEEDVLFHRAIAQAAGNPFMISTLDYLAKFLKGATRVTRANEARRTDFAQAVTQEHERIVQAIEAGNAPAARHAAAEHMRNALSRIEQADPAFWAQDGARLAQPLVQESPPLLF, from the coding sequence ATGTCGTCACCTTTTTCCGCCATCAAACCCGGCATCAAGCTGGCCGATCAGGTCGCCAGCGCGCTGGAGGCGGAGATCCGCGCGGGCCGCATCCAGGCGGCCGAAAAACTGCCCACCGAGGCGGCGCTGGCCCAGCAGTTCCAGGTGAGCCGCACCGTGGTGCGCGAGGCCGTCTCGCGCCTCAAGTCGCTGGGGCTGGTGGATTCGCGCCAGGGTAGTGGTGTGTATGTGCAGGCGCCGGGCATCGAGCCGCTCAACTTCGACCTGCCGCACGCGGCCTCGCGCGAGGCCGTGATGCAGATCGTGGAAGTGCGCAAGGCGCTGGAATCCGAAGTGGCCGAACTGGCTGCACAGCGTGGCAGCGCCGGCGACGTGGCGGCCATCCGCCATGCCATGCACCGCATTGCACAGGCCGTGCAAAGCGGGCGTGACGGCGTGGAGGAAGACGTGCTGTTCCACCGCGCCATTGCCCAGGCCGCGGGCAATCCCTTCATGATCAGCACCCTGGACTATCTGGCCAAGTTCCTCAAGGGTGCCACGCGGGTGACCCGTGCCAACGAAGCGCGGCGCACCGACTTCGCCCAGGCCGTGACGCAAGAGCATGAACGCATCGTGCAGGCCATTGAAGCGGGCAACGCTCCCGCAGCCCGGCACGCGGCCGCCGAGCACATGCGCAATGCGCTGTCCCGCATCGAGCAGGCCGATCCGGCCTTCTGGGCACAGGACGGCGCCCGGCTGGCACAGCCCTTGGTGCAGGAATCACCACCGCTGCTTTTTTAA
- the ltnD gene encoding L-threonate dehydrogenase: MTQPTVGIIGLGAMGAGIAKTLRTNGFTIHVCDVRPGVAEAFAANGGTAHPTAAALAAVSDVVVSVVVNAAQTESVLFGEDGKGGAAATMRPGSTFVMCSTVDPNWSVALEARLNALGLHYVDAPISGGAAKAASGQMTMMTSAKPEAYAAANAVLDGMAGKVYRLGDQAGAGSKVKIINQLLAGVHIAVAAEAMALGLREGVDAAALYEVITHSAGNSWMFENRMAHVLAGDYTPLSAVDIFVKDLGLVLDTARASKFPLPLAATAHQMFMQASTAGFAKEDDSAVIKIFPGITLPEGKEKA; encoded by the coding sequence ATGACCCAACCCACCGTAGGCATCATCGGCCTGGGCGCCATGGGCGCTGGCATTGCCAAAACCCTGCGCACCAACGGCTTCACCATCCATGTGTGCGATGTGCGTCCGGGCGTGGCCGAGGCCTTTGCGGCCAATGGCGGAACCGCCCACCCCACCGCAGCCGCCCTGGCAGCGGTGAGCGACGTGGTGGTGTCGGTGGTGGTCAACGCCGCGCAGACCGAAAGCGTGCTGTTTGGCGAAGACGGCAAGGGCGGCGCAGCTGCCACCATGCGCCCCGGCAGCACCTTCGTGATGTGCTCCACGGTGGACCCAAACTGGTCCGTCGCGCTGGAAGCCCGCCTGAACGCACTGGGCCTGCACTACGTAGACGCCCCCATCTCCGGCGGCGCAGCCAAGGCCGCCTCGGGCCAGATGACCATGATGACCTCGGCCAAGCCCGAAGCCTATGCCGCCGCCAACGCCGTGCTCGACGGCATGGCCGGCAAGGTGTACCGCCTGGGCGACCAGGCCGGTGCGGGCAGCAAGGTCAAGATCATCAACCAGCTGCTGGCCGGCGTGCACATTGCCGTGGCCGCCGAAGCCATGGCCCTGGGCCTGCGCGAAGGCGTGGACGCCGCCGCGCTGTACGAGGTCATCACCCACAGCGCGGGCAACAGCTGGATGTTTGAAAACCGCATGGCCCATGTGCTGGCGGGCGACTACACGCCCCTGTCGGCAGTGGACATCTTCGTGAAGGACCTGGGCCTGGTGCTGGACACCGCTCGCGCCAGCAAATTCCCCCTGCCGCTGGCCGCCACCGCGCACCAGATGTTCATGCAGGCATCGACCGCGGGCTTTGCCAAGGAAGACGACAGCGCCGTGATCAAGATCTTCCCTGGCATCACACTGCCCGAGGGTAAGGAGAAGGCATGA
- a CDS encoding patatin-like phospholipase family protein produces the protein MRPSLLLHSLALCAALGLVACGGTAPARPTAAADAQPPVPAPLRIGIALGGGAAKGFAHIGVIKMLEANGLAPAVVSGTSAGSVVGALYATGMNAFEMQEKAVALDETRIRDLQLSSGGLVLGQKLEDYVNEQVRRKPLEQLAKPFVAVATRLEDGERTVFARGNTGQAVRASSSVPGVFQPVTIGKFHFVDGGIVSPVPVDAARQLGADIVIAVDISNKARGQSPANLLGALNQSIAIMGQKLGQAELARADVIITPQVLDIGPADFSQRTSAMVEGEKAALAAMPQIRERVAQLQAERAKAARLAQQKVAETQYQTCLDNRSRLQKLAGLAQLDDSCATPK, from the coding sequence ATGCGCCCGTCGCTTCTTTTGCACTCCCTGGCACTTTGCGCCGCCCTGGGCCTGGTGGCCTGCGGCGGCACGGCACCGGCCCGGCCGACGGCGGCCGCCGATGCGCAGCCGCCCGTTCCGGCACCCCTTCGCATCGGCATCGCGCTGGGCGGCGGCGCGGCCAAGGGTTTTGCGCACATTGGCGTGATCAAGATGCTGGAAGCCAATGGCCTGGCGCCTGCGGTGGTGTCGGGCACCAGTGCGGGCAGCGTGGTCGGCGCGCTGTACGCGACCGGCATGAATGCGTTTGAGATGCAGGAAAAGGCCGTGGCGCTGGACGAAACCAGAATCCGCGACCTGCAACTGTCATCAGGCGGACTGGTGCTGGGCCAAAAGCTCGAAGACTATGTGAACGAGCAGGTGCGCCGCAAACCGCTGGAACAGCTGGCCAAACCGTTTGTTGCCGTGGCCACGCGGCTCGAAGACGGCGAGCGCACCGTGTTTGCGCGCGGCAACACGGGCCAGGCCGTGCGCGCATCCAGCAGCGTGCCGGGTGTTTTCCAGCCGGTCACCATCGGCAAATTCCATTTTGTGGACGGCGGCATCGTGAGCCCTGTGCCGGTGGATGCCGCGCGCCAGCTGGGTGCCGACATCGTGATTGCCGTGGACATCTCCAACAAGGCCCGGGGCCAGTCGCCCGCCAACCTGCTGGGCGCGCTGAACCAGTCGATTGCCATCATGGGCCAGAAGCTCGGTCAGGCCGAGCTGGCGCGCGCCGATGTGATCATCACCCCCCAGGTGCTGGACATCGGCCCGGCCGATTTCAGCCAGCGCACCAGCGCCATGGTGGAAGGCGAAAAAGCCGCGCTGGCCGCCATGCCGCAGATCCGCGAACGCGTGGCCCAGCTGCAGGCCGAGCGCGCCAAGGCCGCGCGCCTGGCCCAACAGAAGGTGGCCGAGACGCAATACCAGACCTGCCTGGACAACCGCAGCCGCCTGCAAAAGCTCGCGGGACTGGCTCAGCTCGACGACTCCTGCGCAACGCCGAAATAG
- a CDS encoding ABC transporter permease, with amino-acid sequence MHKKTVERWSPWLLLLAIVLLWQIICSAFNVSEFIFPSPWAIGTQLVEFGGVIAAHAWRTYWVTMTGFGIAIVVGVLLGFVIGSSRLAYAAVYPLMTAFNALPKAAFVPILVVWFGIGVGPAILTAFLISFFPIMVNIATGLATLEPELEDVLRVLGAKRWDVLTKVGLPRSMPYFFGSLKVAITLAFVGTTVSEMTAANEGIGYLLISAGSSMQMGLAFAGLMVVGAMAMAMYELFSAIEKRTTGWAHRGSQGE; translated from the coding sequence ATGCACAAGAAGACCGTAGAACGCTGGTCACCCTGGCTGCTATTGCTGGCGATCGTCCTGCTATGGCAGATCATCTGCTCGGCCTTCAATGTCTCTGAATTCATCTTCCCCAGCCCCTGGGCCATCGGCACGCAACTGGTGGAATTTGGCGGCGTGATCGCCGCCCATGCCTGGCGCACCTACTGGGTCACCATGACCGGGTTTGGCATTGCCATCGTCGTTGGCGTGCTGCTGGGTTTTGTGATTGGCAGCTCGCGCCTGGCCTATGCCGCCGTGTACCCGCTCATGACGGCCTTCAATGCGTTGCCCAAGGCGGCGTTCGTGCCCATCCTCGTGGTGTGGTTCGGTATTGGCGTGGGCCCGGCCATCCTCACCGCGTTCCTCATCAGCTTCTTCCCCATCATGGTGAACATCGCCACGGGCCTGGCCACGCTGGAGCCCGAGCTCGAAGACGTGCTGCGCGTGCTGGGCGCCAAGCGCTGGGACGTGTTGACCAAGGTCGGCCTGCCGCGCTCCATGCCCTACTTTTTTGGGTCGCTCAAGGTGGCGATCACGCTGGCGTTTGTGGGCACCACGGTGTCGGAGATGACGGCGGCGAATGAAGGCATTGGCTACCTGCTGATCAGCGCGGGCTCGTCCATGCAGATGGGTCTGGCATTTGCCGGCCTGATGGTGGTGGGCGCCATGGCCATGGCCATGTACGAGCTGTTCAGCGCGATTGAAAAGCGCACTACGGGCTGGGCGCACCGGGGCTCGCAGGGCGAGTAG
- a CDS encoding GntP family transporter, translated as MSTLALLGIGAGSIALLLLLIIRWQVHAFVAMMLVSFLVAFATQMPIADIISTLIAGMGGTLGSVAILVALGAMLGRMIEVSGGAASLANRFTQLLGPTRVPMALTAAALVLAIPVFFDVGFIILVPIVYGFCKAAGVNPVKFGLPVAGIMLAAHVVVPPHPGIVGGAAIVKGDIGWITIIGLAICIPLAVISQYVAGWLNRKGYPMLPTTAEQFAAFGQSKEDASSSTRRAPGVGSVLALILIPLALIMAGTTGATLLPKGDGLRNVLGFIGSPIFALMVAVGLAMFLLGRNQGWNRERTNAIMESALPPAATVILVTGAGGVFAKVLTASGIGTALSQSLTATHLPLILLAFIISLALRAAQGSATVAIITTCGLLADAIAGGGYSPMQVALLTVAIGFGSLGLSHVNDSGFWIVTRYLGLSVGDGLRTWTVLTTVLGLAGFALTALLWALVA; from the coding sequence ATGTCCACCCTTGCACTCCTCGGCATTGGCGCCGGCAGCATCGCCCTGCTCCTTTTGCTCATCATCCGCTGGCAGGTCCACGCCTTCGTGGCCATGATGCTGGTGAGCTTTCTGGTGGCGTTTGCCACGCAGATGCCCATTGCCGACATCATCAGCACGTTGATTGCCGGCATGGGCGGCACGCTGGGCTCGGTAGCCATCCTGGTGGCGCTGGGGGCCATGCTGGGCCGCATGATCGAGGTCTCAGGCGGCGCAGCCAGCCTGGCCAACCGGTTCACCCAACTGTTGGGGCCCACGCGCGTGCCCATGGCGCTCACGGCCGCCGCGCTGGTGCTCGCCATTCCCGTGTTCTTTGATGTGGGCTTCATCATCCTGGTGCCCATCGTCTATGGCTTTTGCAAGGCGGCGGGCGTCAACCCCGTGAAGTTCGGCCTGCCCGTGGCGGGCATCATGCTGGCGGCCCACGTGGTGGTGCCGCCGCACCCCGGCATCGTGGGTGGTGCAGCCATCGTCAAGGGCGACATTGGCTGGATCACCATCATTGGCCTGGCCATCTGCATCCCGCTGGCCGTGATCTCGCAGTACGTGGCGGGCTGGCTCAACCGCAAGGGCTACCCCATGCTGCCCACCACGGCAGAGCAATTTGCCGCATTCGGCCAGAGCAAGGAAGACGCCTCGTCCAGCACCCGCCGCGCTCCAGGCGTGGGCTCTGTCCTGGCGCTCATCCTGATCCCGCTGGCACTCATCATGGCGGGCACCACCGGCGCCACGCTGCTGCCCAAGGGCGACGGTCTGCGCAATGTGCTGGGCTTCATCGGCTCGCCCATTTTTGCACTGATGGTGGCTGTGGGCCTGGCGATGTTCCTTCTGGGCCGCAACCAGGGCTGGAACCGCGAGCGCACCAACGCCATCATGGAATCCGCCCTGCCCCCGGCCGCCACCGTGATTCTGGTGACGGGCGCCGGCGGCGTGTTTGCCAAGGTGCTCACCGCCAGCGGCATTGGCACGGCACTGTCGCAAAGCCTGACGGCCACGCACCTGCCGCTGATCCTGCTGGCGTTCATCATCTCGCTGGCCCTGCGCGCCGCGCAGGGCTCTGCCACCGTGGCCATCATCACCACCTGCGGCCTGCTGGCCGATGCGATTGCGGGCGGCGGGTATTCCCCCATGCAAGTGGCACTGCTCACGGTGGCCATTGGCTTTGGCAGCTTGGGCCTTTCGCACGTCAACGATTCGGGCTTCTGGATCGTGACCCGCTACCTGGGCCTGAGCGTGGGCGATGGCCTGCGCACCTGGACGGTGCTGACCACCGTGCTGGGGCTGGCGGGCTTTGCGCTCACGGCTCTGCTGTGGGCCCTGGTGGCCTAA
- the otnK gene encoding 3-oxo-tetronate kinase has protein sequence MTRALLGCIADDFTGATDLANNLVRAGMRVVQAMGVPTAPLDTEADAIVVALKSRTIPAADAIAQSRAALQWLNTQGAEQIYFKYCSTFDSTAAGNIGPVTDALMQALGTDFTIATPAFPDNKRTVFKGYLFVGDVLLNESGMQNHPLTPMTDPNLVRVLQAQTPSRVGLIDHSVVAQGEAAIRARIAQLQAEGVRMAVVDAVSNADLLRLGPALKGMPLVTAGSGVAMGLPGNFGVAPSNEAARLPAAQGLQAIVSGSCSVATNQQVMDFIKAGKPAMAIDPLRIAAGMDVAAEALAWAEAHIAQGPVLVYSTAEPSAVRAIQGKLGSDKAGAMVEETIAAIARGLVQRGVRQLIVAGGETSGACVQALGITQMRIGAQIDPGVPWCHAVAPDATDGLHITLKSGNFGSTDFFTKAFAQLSA, from the coding sequence ATGACACGCGCACTGCTGGGCTGCATCGCTGACGACTTCACCGGCGCCACCGACCTGGCCAACAACCTGGTGCGCGCCGGCATGCGCGTGGTGCAGGCCATGGGCGTGCCCACCGCGCCGCTTGATACCGAGGCCGATGCCATTGTGGTCGCGCTCAAGTCGCGCACCATCCCGGCGGCCGACGCCATTGCCCAGTCGCGCGCCGCGCTGCAGTGGCTGAATACCCAGGGTGCCGAGCAGATCTACTTCAAATACTGCTCCACCTTCGACAGCACAGCGGCAGGCAACATTGGGCCCGTGACCGATGCGCTGATGCAGGCGCTGGGCACCGACTTCACCATCGCCACCCCGGCCTTCCCCGACAACAAGCGCACCGTGTTCAAGGGCTACCTGTTTGTGGGCGATGTTCTGCTCAATGAAAGCGGCATGCAGAACCACCCGCTCACGCCCATGACGGATCCCAACCTCGTGCGCGTGCTGCAGGCACAGACGCCAAGCCGCGTGGGCCTGATCGACCACAGCGTGGTCGCGCAGGGCGAGGCCGCCATCCGCGCGCGCATCGCCCAGCTCCAGGCCGAGGGTGTGCGCATGGCCGTGGTCGATGCCGTCTCGAATGCCGACCTGCTGCGCCTGGGCCCAGCGCTCAAGGGCATGCCGCTGGTCACCGCCGGGTCGGGCGTGGCCATGGGCCTGCCGGGCAATTTTGGCGTGGCCCCCAGCAACGAGGCCGCACGCCTGCCTGCCGCGCAAGGGCTGCAGGCCATCGTGTCGGGCAGCTGCTCGGTGGCGACCAACCAGCAGGTGATGGATTTCATCAAGGCCGGCAAACCCGCGATGGCCATCGACCCGTTGCGCATTGCCGCGGGCATGGACGTGGCTGCCGAGGCGCTGGCCTGGGCCGAAGCCCACATCGCCCAGGGCCCGGTGCTGGTGTACTCCACCGCCGAGCCCTCGGCCGTGCGCGCCATCCAGGGCAAGCTCGGCTCTGACAAGGCAGGCGCCATGGTGGAGGAAACCATTGCCGCCATTGCGCGCGGCCTGGTGCAGCGCGGTGTGCGCCAACTCATCGTAGCGGGCGGTGAAACCTCGGGCGCTTGCGTGCAAGCCCTGGGCATCACGCAAATGCGCATTGGCGCGCAGATCGACCCCGGCGTGCCGTGGTGCCACGCCGTGGCACCCGATGCAACAGACGGCCTGCACATCACGCTGAAGTCGGGCAACTTTGGCAGTACCGACTTCTTCACCAAGGCTTTTGCACAATTGTCGGCATGA
- the otnI gene encoding 2-oxo-tetronate isomerase: MPRFAANLSMLYNDVDFLDRFAAAARDGFKAVEYLFPYAYPAHELAARLQANGLQQVLFNAPPGNWDAGERGLACLPGREAEFREGIAKAIDYAKALQCPRIHVMAGLVPQGADAATVRAAYITNVRYAAEQAAPHGIQILLEPINGRDMPGFFLSRQDQAHALIAEIGAANVKVQMDLYHAQIVEGDLAMKIRQCLPTGNVGHLQIAGVPERHEPDVGEVNYTYLFKLLDSLGYDGWIGCEYRPARGTAPHATSDGLGWLKPWL; this comes from the coding sequence ATGCCCCGTTTTGCCGCCAACCTGTCCATGCTCTACAACGATGTGGACTTTCTCGACCGTTTTGCCGCCGCCGCCCGCGATGGCTTCAAGGCGGTGGAATACCTCTTCCCCTACGCCTACCCCGCCCACGAACTGGCCGCACGTCTGCAGGCCAACGGCCTGCAACAAGTGCTGTTCAATGCCCCGCCCGGCAACTGGGACGCGGGCGAGCGCGGGCTGGCTTGCCTGCCTGGCCGCGAGGCCGAGTTCCGCGAAGGCATTGCCAAGGCCATTGACTACGCCAAGGCGCTGCAATGCCCGCGGATCCATGTCATGGCCGGGCTGGTGCCACAGGGTGCCGATGCGGCCACCGTGCGCGCCGCCTACATCACCAACGTGCGCTACGCCGCCGAGCAGGCCGCACCGCACGGCATACAGATCCTGCTGGAGCCCATCAATGGCCGCGACATGCCGGGCTTCTTCCTGAGCCGCCAGGACCAGGCCCACGCGCTGATTGCCGAGATCGGCGCCGCCAACGTCAAGGTGCAGATGGACCTGTACCACGCGCAGATCGTGGAAGGCGACCTGGCCATGAAGATCCGCCAGTGCCTGCCCACGGGCAATGTGGGCCACCTCCAGATCGCGGGCGTGCCCGAGCGCCATGAGCCCGATGTGGGCGAGGTCAACTACACCTACCTTTTCAAGCTGCTGGACAGCCTGGGCTACGACGGCTGGATCGGCTGCGAATACCGCCCGGCGCGCGGCACGGCACCCCACGCCACATCGGACGGGCTGGGATGGCTCAAGCCCTGGCTTTGA